In one window of Nocardiopsis aegyptia DNA:
- a CDS encoding AfsR/SARP family transcriptional regulator has translation MEFGVLGPITVWSDRRPMPVGGPRQRCVLGALLVYLGREVTLDQLIAFLWNDDPPRTARSVIQVQISHLRRLLPDTIATTPGGYVLNVDPDSVDLHRFRRLQDTASEAPPEVAAELLNQALDCWRGTPFSGVGSEYLDHSVVAPLQEEYWSAVVAWGTCALNLGRYAAVVSRLNPLVSEEPFRERLHHLLITALWRDNERARALAVYEELRARLAEELGVDPGPELVALHTRILREEVPQRPAARSASDPSSDTAFRFVVRNDLPRDLPDFTGREESLRKLDEAASPSGGQAQVCVITGSGGEGKTTTAVRFGHEVAKRYPDGQLFIDLYGYTSNKEPLDPSSALSALLRAVGVPPESVPERLDERAALWRATLMGRRVLLILDNVASFAQVSPLLASAPGSMTLITARTELSGLSGARFLSLGMFDESSSLELFSRVLGEKRVQSEPEQAREIARICGGLPLALRVIAGRMLTRPTWSFAHVVKRLGEQNRKLRELRVEGQSVESAIDLSYRSLNAHQRRAFRLLGLIIGNTVDLVGAASLLDMTVEDADDILQELVGVCLLEEPQGDVYRLHDLIRAFALERALAEHGHEQVAAARTRLAEYYLATAQHAADLLGPRGHNDDDRVRSGYRTDLFGREDAEGWFSLHQENLAETIEYFASSENGDLAWRMADSVWRFYAMRGHMALLLGSHERVLQISGSQGNQRGRAVTLIGLGIAHYISGRFDEALSLLVEARDLLIAMRDDRGIIRALANLGIVYERVGRFVDSAKAIQDVLEYASSLGDPAVEALQWNNLAVLRGTLGDHREALRCAESAILAAPEEDRDESKAYAKRVMGEARVGLGQLEVAFQDLKEALELSLRLQLAGNQVYVHNSLGVAYRAAGSSEQAIECHTTALSLAEKFGDHSGDSEILTDLGLTYAAAGRHDEAVTALEKAHAIAAERNERYAAARAALALGRIPAPTMAPARARELLTDAEATLTELDLPEAGTARAALLDLSDPVD, from the coding sequence GTGGAATTCGGCGTGCTTGGCCCTATCACCGTCTGGTCCGACCGCCGGCCGATGCCGGTCGGTGGACCACGCCAACGCTGTGTGCTCGGGGCGCTGCTGGTCTACTTGGGGCGAGAGGTGACGCTGGATCAGCTGATCGCCTTTCTCTGGAACGATGACCCGCCACGCACGGCGCGGTCGGTCATCCAGGTCCAGATCTCCCACTTGCGTCGGCTCCTTCCCGACACCATCGCCACGACGCCCGGTGGCTACGTCCTGAACGTCGACCCGGACTCCGTGGACCTGCACCGGTTTCGGCGGCTCCAGGACACGGCCTCTGAGGCGCCACCCGAGGTTGCGGCAGAGCTACTGAACCAAGCTTTGGACTGTTGGAGGGGAACGCCCTTCTCCGGCGTTGGTTCGGAGTATCTCGACCACTCGGTGGTCGCGCCGCTTCAGGAGGAGTACTGGAGCGCCGTCGTGGCGTGGGGCACCTGTGCGCTGAACCTTGGACGGTACGCCGCTGTCGTATCGCGTCTCAACCCGCTGGTCAGCGAGGAACCGTTCCGGGAACGCCTGCACCATCTGCTCATCACCGCCCTGTGGCGGGACAACGAACGGGCCCGGGCGCTCGCCGTGTACGAGGAGTTGAGGGCACGGCTCGCCGAAGAGCTGGGAGTGGATCCAGGGCCGGAGCTCGTCGCCCTGCACACACGCATCCTCCGGGAGGAGGTCCCACAGAGGCCGGCAGCGCGCTCAGCGTCCGATCCCTCCTCCGACACGGCCTTTCGGTTCGTGGTGCGCAACGACCTTCCCCGGGATCTTCCCGACTTCACGGGGCGGGAGGAGTCCCTGCGCAAGCTCGACGAGGCAGCGTCTCCTTCCGGGGGGCAGGCCCAGGTCTGTGTCATCACCGGCAGCGGTGGGGAAGGGAAAACGACTACTGCGGTCCGTTTCGGCCACGAAGTCGCGAAACGCTACCCCGACGGGCAACTTTTCATAGACCTCTACGGCTATACCTCGAACAAGGAGCCCCTCGACCCTTCGTCCGCGCTCAGCGCTCTGTTGCGTGCCGTCGGCGTTCCACCCGAGTCCGTACCGGAACGGCTCGATGAGCGTGCCGCTCTGTGGAGAGCGACCCTGATGGGGCGCAGAGTACTTCTCATCCTGGATAATGTGGCCAGCTTCGCTCAGGTCAGTCCTCTGCTGGCTTCGGCGCCTGGGTCGATGACGCTGATCACGGCTCGCACCGAACTCTCTGGCCTGAGTGGAGCACGGTTTCTATCCCTGGGCATGTTCGACGAGTCCTCTTCTCTGGAGCTCTTCAGTCGTGTTCTGGGAGAGAAACGCGTCCAGAGTGAGCCGGAACAGGCGCGGGAAATTGCCCGGATCTGTGGTGGATTGCCGCTTGCGCTTCGCGTGATCGCTGGACGCATGCTCACGCGTCCGACATGGTCGTTCGCCCATGTGGTCAAACGTCTCGGTGAACAGAACCGCAAGCTTCGCGAACTGCGGGTCGAGGGGCAGAGCGTCGAGTCTGCGATCGATCTGTCCTACCGAAGCCTCAACGCTCATCAGCGCAGGGCGTTTCGCTTGTTGGGACTGATCATCGGAAATACGGTCGATCTCGTCGGAGCGGCTTCACTCCTCGATATGACGGTCGAGGACGCCGATGACATCCTCCAGGAACTCGTCGGGGTCTGCCTGCTCGAGGAGCCCCAGGGTGACGTCTATCGCCTGCATGACCTGATCAGGGCGTTCGCGTTGGAACGCGCACTGGCGGAGCACGGCCATGAGCAGGTCGCGGCGGCGAGGACACGTCTGGCGGAGTACTACCTGGCCACAGCCCAGCATGCCGCCGACCTCCTGGGCCCCCGCGGGCACAACGATGACGACAGAGTGCGTTCGGGATATCGGACAGACCTTTTCGGAAGGGAGGACGCCGAGGGCTGGTTCTCCCTTCATCAGGAGAACCTCGCGGAGACGATTGAGTACTTCGCTTCGAGTGAGAACGGCGACCTCGCCTGGCGGATGGCGGATTCGGTTTGGCGTTTCTATGCCATGCGGGGCCACATGGCTCTCCTGTTGGGTTCTCATGAACGTGTGCTGCAGATCAGCGGCAGCCAGGGAAATCAGCGTGGCCGTGCCGTGACACTCATCGGTCTGGGAATCGCTCACTACATATCGGGTCGCTTCGATGAGGCACTGTCGCTCCTGGTCGAGGCCCGCGACCTTCTGATCGCCATGCGTGACGACAGAGGAATCATCAGGGCTTTGGCGAATCTGGGTATCGTCTATGAGAGAGTGGGGCGTTTCGTGGACTCGGCCAAGGCCATCCAGGACGTCCTCGAATACGCCTCCTCCTTGGGCGACCCTGCGGTCGAGGCGCTTCAATGGAACAATCTCGCCGTGCTTCGTGGAACGCTCGGCGATCACCGGGAGGCCCTGCGCTGCGCGGAATCAGCTATTCTGGCGGCGCCCGAGGAGGACCGTGATGAATCCAAAGCGTATGCCAAACGCGTCATGGGCGAGGCCCGGGTCGGCCTGGGGCAACTGGAGGTCGCGTTCCAGGACCTGAAAGAGGCCCTGGAACTGTCCTTGCGCCTGCAACTCGCGGGGAACCAGGTGTACGTTCACAACTCACTGGGAGTCGCCTACCGGGCGGCGGGCAGTTCGGAACAAGCGATCGAGTGTCACACCACCGCGCTTTCCCTGGCAGAGAAATTCGGCGATCACAGTGGAGACTCGGAGATCCTCACCGACCTCGGACTGACCTACGCCGCGGCCGGGCGGCACGACGAGGCTGTCACCGCGTTGGAGAAGGCGCATGCCATCGCGGCGGAGCGCAACGAACGCTATGCCGCGGCGCGGGCGGCGCTCGCGCTGGGGCGGATCCCCGCGCCGACGATGGCTCCCGCCCGGGCGCGTGAGCTGTTGACGGACGCCGAGGCGACCCTCACCGAACTCGACCTTCCCGAGGCCGGGACGGCCCGCGCCGCGCTGCTGGATCTGTCGGACCCGGTCGACTGA
- a CDS encoding LysR family transcriptional regulator yields MTDWDLRKLRVLRTLDELGTVRATAAALHMTPSAVSQQLSSLAAQVGVPLLEAHGRRVRLTDAAHVLLRHTDLVLAQLERAEAELDGFARGESGHVRVGSFATAIPSLVVPALTALRRDHPGLTVRVHQAEAAEVYDLLAAGEVDIGLSLAAEAPTGQDGRYDRTELLTDPLDVALPAHHRLANSPGLRLADLADEPWIYGDAGPWHDITVSACAQAGFAPRQAHVAADWRAILDMVAAGMGTALLPRLAAPERTPGVALRVLAADQPRRHVVTAVRAGASRRPQIVQVTRYLTETAQGIARSNVQLS; encoded by the coding sequence ATGACCGACTGGGACCTACGCAAACTGCGCGTCCTGCGCACCCTCGACGAGCTGGGCACCGTCAGGGCCACCGCGGCGGCCCTGCACATGACACCGTCCGCGGTGTCCCAACAGCTGTCCTCCCTCGCCGCCCAGGTCGGCGTCCCCCTCCTGGAGGCCCACGGGCGCCGCGTCCGCCTGACCGACGCCGCGCACGTCCTGCTCCGCCACACCGACCTGGTGCTGGCCCAGCTCGAACGGGCCGAGGCCGAACTCGACGGCTTCGCCCGCGGGGAGTCCGGGCACGTCCGGGTGGGTTCGTTCGCGACCGCCATCCCCTCGCTGGTCGTGCCCGCGCTCACCGCCCTGCGCCGCGACCACCCGGGTCTGACCGTCCGGGTCCACCAGGCCGAGGCGGCCGAGGTCTACGACCTCCTCGCCGCCGGGGAGGTCGACATCGGCCTGTCCCTGGCGGCCGAGGCCCCCACCGGCCAGGACGGGCGCTACGACCGCACGGAGCTGCTCACCGACCCCCTGGACGTCGCCCTGCCCGCGCACCACCGGCTGGCCAACTCCCCCGGCCTGCGCCTGGCCGACCTCGCCGACGAGCCCTGGATCTACGGCGACGCCGGCCCCTGGCACGACATCACCGTGTCCGCGTGCGCCCAGGCCGGCTTCGCCCCGCGGCAGGCGCACGTGGCGGCCGACTGGCGGGCCATCCTCGACATGGTCGCGGCGGGGATGGGGACCGCCCTGCTGCCCCGGCTGGCCGCGCCGGAGCGCACGCCGGGCGTCGCCCTGCGCGTCCTCGCCGCCGACCAGCCCCGCCGGCACGTGGTCACCGCCGTGCGCGCGGGCGCGAGCCGGCGCCCGCAGATCGTCCAGGTCACCCGGTACCTCACCGAGACGGCCCAGGGAATCGCGCGATCAAACGTTCAGCTCAGCTGA
- a CDS encoding DUF2786 domain-containing protein, with translation MVERVRGLLRMAEDPSVTDAESQAFTAKAAELMTRHAIAEAEARAERGEEPDAISRMDYTVPGVGGHGKARVRALADIAAAYGCQSAVRGNTSENTDRTIILVGTVDALDALRMLMPSISMQMEASAKFMSSSHVTDIRELRNYTRSELETERKRYYRSFVRAYGQAVAERIREFRARLQESAAPEGVSGSAEGARSRGAELILRDDVHRVNEEFQKQFPQLRKHRPERTHSAAGARAGYRRGRQAQLGLDTPLSSGGTSALAESD, from the coding sequence ATGGTCGAGCGGGTCCGAGGGCTCCTCCGCATGGCGGAGGACCCCTCGGTGACTGATGCCGAGAGCCAGGCGTTCACCGCCAAGGCCGCCGAGCTGATGACCCGCCACGCGATCGCCGAGGCCGAGGCCCGCGCAGAGCGGGGCGAGGAACCCGACGCGATCAGCCGCATGGACTACACGGTCCCGGGGGTGGGCGGCCACGGTAAGGCCCGGGTCCGGGCACTGGCCGACATCGCGGCGGCCTACGGCTGCCAGTCGGCGGTCCGGGGCAACACGTCCGAGAACACGGACCGGACCATCATCCTGGTGGGAACGGTCGACGCGCTGGACGCGCTGCGCATGCTGATGCCGTCGATCTCCATGCAGATGGAGGCGTCGGCGAAGTTCATGAGCTCCTCGCACGTCACCGACATCCGGGAACTGCGCAACTACACGCGCTCGGAACTGGAGACGGAGCGCAAGCGCTACTACCGGTCGTTCGTGCGCGCCTACGGGCAGGCCGTCGCGGAACGCATTCGTGAGTTCCGCGCCCGTTTGCAGGAATCGGCGGCTCCAGAAGGGGTTTCCGGTTCGGCCGAAGGGGCGCGCTCGCGCGGCGCGGAACTGATTCTGCGGGACGACGTGCACCGGGTGAACGAGGAGTTCCAGAAGCAGTTCCCCCAGTTGCGCAAGCACCGCCCGGAGCGCACGCACAGCGCGGCCGGCGCGCGCGCCGGATACCGCCGCGGCCGTCAGGCGCAGCTGGGCCTGGACACGCCGCTGAGCAGTGGCGGGACCTCCGCGCTGGCCGAGAGCGACTGA
- the dnaN gene encoding DNA polymerase III subunit beta, with protein sequence MKLRVDRDAFAEAVAWTARALPTRPAVPVLAGTRMEVAADGTSLHLSGFDYEVSTRASVEVLSEEGGAALVPGRLLAEIVRNLPPGSVFIDSDGTKLLITGGAARFTLITMPLEDYPSLPGMPGRIGSVPADPFAAAVRQVCPAASRDDTLPMLTGAYLDFSGDTLSVVATDRYRIAVRELWWSPEDPGVDLAALVPARTLQDTVKGMIGRSNVDVALSTVSVGEGVALSPGEGMIGFENGERRTTTRLIDSDFVKYESWFPREFGARAEVAVAPLSEAVKRVALVADRNTPLRLAFTPGEVVLEAGSGEDAQAVEAIEVGYEGDPLRIAFRPDYLLDGLSGVETDTAYLNFTEPTKPAVFTDVPAKEGDAPAFRYLVQPLRVP encoded by the coding sequence GTGAAGCTGCGAGTGGATCGCGACGCGTTCGCCGAGGCGGTGGCCTGGACGGCCCGCGCCCTGCCCACCCGCCCGGCCGTCCCGGTGCTCGCGGGAACCCGGATGGAGGTCGCGGCCGACGGCACGTCGCTGCACCTGTCCGGCTTCGACTACGAGGTCTCCACGCGCGCCTCGGTGGAGGTGCTCTCCGAGGAGGGCGGCGCGGCCCTGGTCCCCGGGCGCCTGCTCGCCGAGATCGTGCGCAACCTGCCGCCGGGGTCGGTGTTCATCGACTCCGACGGCACCAAGCTGCTGATCACCGGCGGCGCCGCGCGCTTCACCCTCATCACCATGCCGCTGGAGGACTACCCGTCACTGCCGGGCATGCCCGGGCGGATCGGCTCGGTGCCCGCCGACCCCTTCGCCGCCGCCGTGCGCCAGGTCTGCCCGGCGGCCAGCCGCGACGACACCCTGCCCATGCTCACCGGCGCCTACCTGGACTTCAGCGGCGACACCCTGAGCGTCGTGGCCACCGACCGCTACCGCATCGCCGTCCGCGAGCTGTGGTGGAGCCCGGAGGATCCGGGGGTGGACCTGGCCGCGCTCGTCCCGGCACGCACGCTGCAGGACACCGTCAAGGGCATGATCGGCAGGTCCAACGTGGACGTCGCCCTGTCCACGGTCAGCGTGGGCGAGGGAGTCGCCCTCTCCCCGGGCGAGGGCATGATCGGCTTCGAGAACGGAGAGCGGCGCACCACCACCCGGCTGATCGACAGCGACTTCGTCAAGTACGAGTCGTGGTTCCCCCGGGAGTTCGGTGCGCGCGCCGAGGTGGCGGTGGCGCCGCTGAGCGAGGCCGTGAAGCGGGTGGCGCTGGTCGCCGACCGCAACACGCCCCTGCGGCTGGCCTTCACCCCGGGTGAGGTGGTGCTGGAGGCCGGTTCGGGAGAGGACGCCCAGGCGGTCGAGGCGATCGAGGTCGGCTACGAGGGCGATCCCCTGCGGATCGCCTTCCGGCCCGACTACCTCCTCGACGGGCTGTCGGGGGTGGAGACCGACACCGCCTACCTGAACTTCACCGAACCGACCAAGCCCGCGGTGTTCACCGACGTGCCCGCCAAGGAGGGCGACGCCCCGGCGTTCCGCTACCTCGTCCAGCCCCTGAGAGTGCCCTGA
- a CDS encoding NUDIX hydrolase: protein MREVDGNGWVKLPDGSRRWGVYGAAGLLLYARDMAGTGHVLLQHRAGWTHMGGMWGIPGGARNRDETPLEAAVREFREEVSGDLEGYTVLGAHEHDLDVWRYDTFLASVPDLRPYRAANTESEEIRWVPVADTTALPLLPAFRTAWPRLHADLVAAVSLAEPGTSASG from the coding sequence ATGCGCGAGGTCGACGGAAACGGCTGGGTGAAGCTGCCGGACGGGTCCCGGCGGTGGGGGGTCTACGGCGCGGCCGGGCTCCTGCTGTACGCCAGGGACATGGCCGGAACCGGCCACGTGCTGCTCCAGCACCGGGCGGGCTGGACCCACATGGGCGGCATGTGGGGGATCCCGGGCGGTGCGCGCAACCGCGACGAGACCCCTCTGGAGGCCGCGGTCCGCGAGTTCCGCGAAGAGGTGTCGGGGGACCTGGAGGGCTACACGGTGCTCGGCGCGCACGAGCACGACCTCGACGTGTGGCGCTACGACACCTTCCTCGCGAGCGTGCCCGACCTGCGGCCCTACCGGGCGGCCAACACCGAGAGCGAGGAGATCCGCTGGGTACCCGTGGCCGACACCACGGCGCTCCCCCTCCTGCCCGCGTTCCGCACCGCCTGGCCGCGCCTGCACGCCGACCTCGTGGCGGCGGTGAGTCTGGCCGAACCGGGCACTTCCGCCTCCGGCTGA
- a CDS encoding DUF4352 domain-containing protein, with amino-acid sequence MSSPAVRRLWTILASVVLVVVIVALQRFVVPEQDQLDPIPTSGTADAAVATDDFTAEVVESGVSTALEAAGTEGTTEQVEANGVWVAVWVRVTAEHTTIDAMHAELRMDDGTIYSERGWFTDSLARADFSPGITVYGAFVFEVPQDRLDRPALLLTNATGLDRRLGAQADIDLALTDPAPSDEPIALLPPEVQMGDSADASE; translated from the coding sequence GTGTCAAGCCCCGCGGTCCGCCGCCTGTGGACCATCCTCGCCTCCGTGGTGCTGGTCGTCGTGATCGTCGCCCTGCAGCGGTTCGTCGTGCCCGAGCAGGACCAGCTCGACCCCATCCCCACCTCCGGCACCGCGGACGCCGCGGTCGCCACCGACGACTTCACCGCCGAGGTGGTCGAGTCGGGAGTGTCGACCGCGCTGGAGGCCGCCGGCACCGAGGGCACCACGGAACAGGTCGAGGCCAACGGGGTGTGGGTGGCCGTGTGGGTCCGGGTGACGGCCGAGCACACCACCATCGACGCGATGCACGCCGAGCTGCGCATGGACGACGGCACGATCTACTCCGAGCGCGGGTGGTTCACGGACTCGCTCGCCCGGGCGGACTTCTCCCCCGGGATCACGGTGTACGGCGCGTTCGTGTTCGAGGTCCCGCAGGACCGGCTGGACCGTCCGGCCCTGCTCCTCACGAACGCCACCGGCCTCGACCGGCGCCTGGGAGCCCAGGCGGACATCGACCTGGCCCTCACCGACCCGGCTCCCTCCGACGAACCGATCGCCCTCCTTCCGCCGGAGGTCCAGATGGGGGACAGCGCCGATGCATCCGAATGA
- a CDS encoding oxygenase MpaB family protein — protein MGPTSDDSPLRRITSEASLLGGAGYAVLLQIAHPSVAQGVHDHSDFSSRPLDRLRGTLYYVYGLAYGSEEERERVRAIVLAMHRKVTGPTYRALDPDLLLWVAATLFHSGVRLYELTVRELSEEEFADYLDEASMFATALGLPIEEWPASPAEFDAYWAKAMGRLEVGDVARGLAAQLFRPANPLLWPLTYTQRFLSGGLLPSELRRQYGIPWSPGHQRGFDLLMRTMRRVYPHLPDGVRTLPAALYLRSLRGRGGWLRPNGATASKARNGVAGRRPTRRLSRPGPTDPAARRGPSRPREGRVR, from the coding sequence ATGGGTCCCACGTCCGATGACTCGCCCCTGAGGCGGATCACCTCCGAGGCCAGCCTGCTGGGCGGCGCCGGCTACGCCGTGCTGCTGCAGATCGCCCACCCGAGCGTCGCGCAGGGCGTCCACGACCACAGCGACTTCTCGTCGCGTCCGCTCGACCGGCTGCGCGGCACGCTCTACTACGTGTACGGGCTGGCCTACGGCAGCGAGGAGGAGCGCGAGCGCGTCCGCGCCATCGTCCTGGCGATGCACCGCAAGGTCACCGGCCCCACCTACCGCGCGCTCGACCCGGACCTGCTGTTGTGGGTGGCGGCCACGCTGTTCCACTCGGGGGTGCGGCTCTACGAGCTGACCGTCCGCGAGTTGAGCGAGGAGGAGTTCGCCGACTACCTCGACGAGGCGTCGATGTTCGCGACCGCCCTCGGCCTCCCGATCGAGGAGTGGCCGGCCAGCCCGGCCGAGTTCGACGCCTACTGGGCCAAGGCGATGGGCCGCCTGGAGGTGGGGGACGTCGCGCGCGGCCTGGCCGCCCAGCTGTTCCGTCCGGCCAACCCGCTGCTGTGGCCGCTCACGTACACGCAGCGCTTCCTGTCGGGCGGGCTGCTGCCGTCGGAGCTGCGCCGGCAGTACGGTATCCCCTGGTCACCCGGCCACCAGCGCGGATTCGACCTGCTCATGCGCACGATGCGGCGCGTCTACCCGCACCTGCCCGACGGTGTCCGCACCCTGCCCGCCGCCCTGTACCTGCGCTCCCTGCGCGGCCGCGGGGGGTGGCTGCGGCCGAACGGGGCGACCGCGTCGAAGGCACGGAACGGGGTGGCAGGCCGTCGTCCGACCCGCCGGCTCAGTCGACCGGGTCCGACAGATCCAGCAGCGCGGCGCGGGCCGTCCCGGCCTCGGGAAGGTCGAGTTCGGTGA
- a CDS encoding DUF4442 domain-containing protein, translating to MNAETAEAVKSGFLASVPFARTLGVTFTDLDFGRAVMRLPDNAEHHNHVGGPHAGAMFTLAESASGAIVIGTFGDQLDRAVPLAVSAEIQYLKLAMGDVTAEAVLGRSREEVVADLDEGRRPEFPVEIELRTDDGTVTGRMTVLWTLKPNRK from the coding sequence ATGAACGCCGAGACGGCGGAAGCGGTCAAGTCCGGATTCCTGGCCTCCGTGCCCTTCGCGCGGACCCTGGGCGTGACCTTCACGGACCTCGACTTCGGGCGCGCGGTGATGCGGCTCCCCGACAACGCAGAGCATCACAACCACGTCGGCGGTCCCCACGCCGGCGCCATGTTCACCCTGGCCGAGTCCGCCTCCGGTGCCATCGTCATCGGCACCTTCGGCGACCAGCTCGACCGGGCCGTGCCGCTGGCGGTGAGCGCCGAGATCCAGTACCTCAAGCTCGCCATGGGCGACGTGACGGCGGAGGCCGTGCTCGGGCGTTCGCGCGAGGAGGTCGTCGCCGACCTCGACGAGGGGCGGCGGCCCGAGTTCCCGGTCGAGATCGAGCTGCGTACGGACGACGGGACCGTCACCGGCCGCATGACGGTGCTCTGGACCCTGAAGCCGAACCGGAAGTAG